In a single window of the Micromonospora inositola genome:
- a CDS encoding PadR family transcriptional regulator — MLELAILGFLYDKQLHGYDLRKRIAALTGHVRPIADGTLYPLLKRMEAAGLLTRELQPGQIAAPRHMLSLTDAGRKALLDRLREPDELFITDENRWFTLLAFLRHLDDPAAQAAVLRRRLHFLTQPASFFWDGDRPLRAADFDDRFRQGLFTIATSTTRTELKWLRETLATLEVAS, encoded by the coding sequence ATGCTGGAACTGGCGATCCTCGGATTCCTCTACGACAAGCAGCTGCACGGCTACGACCTGCGCAAGCGCATCGCCGCCCTGACCGGGCACGTGCGCCCCATCGCCGACGGCACGCTCTACCCGCTGCTCAAGCGCATGGAAGCCGCCGGGCTGCTGACCCGCGAACTCCAGCCCGGCCAGATCGCCGCACCCCGGCACATGCTGTCGCTGACTGACGCAGGCAGGAAGGCGCTGCTCGACCGGCTGCGCGAACCCGACGAGCTGTTCATCACCGACGAGAACCGGTGGTTCACCCTGCTGGCCTTCCTGCGCCACCTGGACGACCCGGCCGCACAGGCCGCCGTGCTGCGGCGCCGGCTGCATTTCCTCACCCAGCCGGCCAGCTTCTTCTGGGACGGCGACCGCCCGCTGCGCGCAGCCGACTTCGACGACCGCTTCCGGCAAGGGCTGTTCACCATCGCTACCTCAACGACGCGTACCGAGCTGAAATGGCTGCGCGAAACGCTGGCGACCCTGGAAGTGGCTTCCTGA
- a CDS encoding S8 family serine peptidase, producing MRSVRKISALALLVLGVSAVAPGGSPASAQPRAAKPATTPAVASKPRTVTLLTGDTVHVSTVDGRTAVDVVPGKGRERIPFITHSAGEDVRVIPADAVGLLNRGKLDERLFDVSMLVGFGYDDTRATLPLIVQHSGAAPAGLAGARTTRELSGASAVAESRADAVSFWNNLTSAASGTERQLRAGFDKIWLDGLRHPTLDVSVPLTGAPEAWQAGWTGTGVKVGVIDTGIDQTHPDLAGRVAAAENFTADPDTLDRVGHGTHVASTIAGSAAASQGRYKGMAPGATLYSAKVCTEVGCPESAIVAGMTWAAQQGVKVANMSLGGPDSPDTDPIEAALADLTHRYGVLFVVAAGNSGEAGESTVNSPGDVAEALTVGAVTKTGELAEFSSRGPRAGDAGIKPDITAPGVGIVAARSSTSDLWPAGENPQYTSLSGTSMATPHVAGAAAILTQQHPDWAPERIKSTLMAAAQPSAAIGVYEQGAGFLDVARAIQQTVTASPVSVAFERTTAAQKSTITYANSGSSALTLAVSLDAKDADGAPAPAGLFSLSASSVTVPAGGTATVTVNVQAGADLPDRYFGGEVTATGDGVQVQTPVALDVARHQLSLKLVGPDGGAPTPEQGWVTVLTDLDRQTIMVFGDPATTTYRVRAGRYLVQTYLLTGDPFLPHITSLMRPSLDLTTDQALTMDARLAKPIAVSVPNPKATAVHQEFGWTIRTEQPQIWGSNDPFGVLMGIPFDHLRTAQIGAGRTPGFVSYVNGMWGQVQDGGLHNSPYVYRVYLYEPEKMMTGLTRKLRAGDFATVRSQISADVAGVPVSRTAVAHAPGNSPIYRDERNAPPSFSYDAPSTITEYYNQDKQAVWQSTSFQRRYTYYESAWTSFQPGRTYTVKWANAVAGPVFPEPNFGQQFATRYWGDTMGGPGPLHGDGTGHMGFRFVRGGSAQVSLYRNGVKVGDANQAPWVWDVPAETGDYRLAATFRSDPAFTLSTVVDAEWTFKSGHVSDGELVKLPMTAIRFTPELDIDNRAPADRLFAIPVSLDRQVGATPGRTRTLTVEASFDDGETWQQLTVRRSGEKAVAWVRNPTGTGFVSLRAAATDTSGNTVKQTIIRAYRY from the coding sequence ATGCGATCAGTTCGAAAGATATCGGCGCTGGCACTGCTGGTGCTGGGCGTCTCGGCGGTGGCTCCGGGCGGTTCGCCGGCGTCGGCGCAGCCCCGGGCCGCGAAGCCAGCGACCACACCCGCGGTCGCGTCCAAGCCCCGGACGGTCACTCTGCTCACCGGCGACACCGTCCACGTCAGCACTGTGGACGGCCGGACGGCTGTCGACGTCGTGCCGGGCAAGGGACGGGAACGGATCCCGTTCATCACCCACAGCGCCGGCGAGGACGTGCGGGTCATCCCCGCCGACGCCGTCGGCCTGCTCAACCGGGGCAAGCTCGACGAGCGGCTCTTCGACGTCTCGATGCTGGTGGGCTTCGGCTACGACGACACCCGGGCCACCCTGCCGCTCATCGTCCAGCACAGCGGCGCCGCCCCCGCCGGCCTCGCCGGCGCCCGGACCACCCGGGAGCTCTCCGGGGCGAGCGCTGTCGCGGAGAGCCGCGCGGACGCGGTGTCCTTCTGGAACAACCTCACTTCCGCCGCGAGTGGCACCGAGCGGCAACTGCGGGCCGGGTTCGACAAGATTTGGCTCGACGGGCTGCGCCACCCCACCCTCGACGTCAGCGTCCCGCTGACCGGCGCGCCGGAGGCCTGGCAGGCCGGCTGGACGGGAACGGGGGTGAAGGTCGGCGTGATCGACACCGGCATCGACCAGACCCACCCCGACCTGGCCGGCCGCGTCGCCGCCGCGGAGAACTTCACCGCCGACCCGGACACCCTCGACCGGGTCGGCCACGGCACCCACGTCGCCTCCACCATCGCCGGCAGCGCGGCCGCGTCGCAGGGCCGTTACAAGGGCATGGCGCCCGGCGCGACCCTGTACAGCGCCAAGGTCTGCACCGAAGTGGGCTGCCCGGAGTCGGCGATCGTGGCCGGCATGACCTGGGCGGCGCAGCAGGGCGTCAAGGTCGCCAACATGAGCCTCGGCGGCCCGGACAGCCCGGACACCGACCCGATCGAGGCGGCCCTGGCCGATCTCACCCACCGCTACGGCGTGCTCTTCGTCGTCGCCGCGGGCAACAGCGGCGAGGCCGGTGAGTCCACGGTTAACTCCCCCGGCGACGTGGCCGAGGCGCTGACCGTGGGCGCCGTGACCAAGACGGGCGAGCTGGCCGAGTTCTCGAGCCGGGGTCCGCGCGCGGGCGACGCCGGCATCAAGCCGGACATCACCGCGCCCGGCGTCGGCATCGTCGCCGCCCGCAGCTCGACCTCCGACCTGTGGCCGGCCGGCGAGAACCCGCAGTACACCAGCCTTTCCGGCACCTCGATGGCGACCCCGCACGTGGCCGGCGCGGCGGCGATCCTGACCCAGCAGCACCCGGACTGGGCGCCTGAGCGAATCAAGTCCACGCTGATGGCGGCCGCGCAGCCGAGCGCCGCCATCGGTGTCTACGAGCAGGGCGCGGGCTTCCTCGACGTCGCCCGGGCGATCCAGCAGACCGTCACGGCGAGCCCGGTCAGCGTCGCCTTCGAGCGGACCACCGCTGCGCAGAAGAGCACGATCACGTACGCGAACAGCGGCTCTTCCGCCCTCACCCTGGCTGTCTCCCTCGACGCCAAGGACGCCGACGGCGCCCCGGCGCCGGCCGGCCTGTTCAGCCTCAGCGCCTCCTCGGTGACGGTCCCGGCCGGCGGCACGGCCACCGTGACCGTCAACGTCCAGGCCGGCGCCGACCTGCCCGACCGCTACTTCGGCGGTGAGGTGACCGCCACCGGCGACGGCGTGCAGGTGCAGACCCCGGTCGCGCTCGACGTCGCCCGCCACCAGCTGAGCCTCAAGCTCGTCGGGCCGGACGGCGGAGCGCCCACGCCCGAGCAGGGCTGGGTGACCGTCCTGACCGACCTGGACCGGCAGACCATCATGGTGTTCGGCGACCCCGCGACCACCACGTACCGGGTTCGCGCGGGCCGCTACCTGGTCCAGACCTACCTCTTGACCGGCGACCCGTTCCTCCCGCACATCACGTCGCTGATGCGCCCGAGCCTCGATCTGACCACGGACCAGGCGCTCACCATGGACGCCCGCCTGGCGAAGCCGATCGCGGTGTCGGTGCCGAACCCGAAGGCCACCGCGGTCCATCAGGAGTTCGGCTGGACCATCCGGACCGAGCAGCCGCAGATCTGGGGCAGCAACGACCCGTTCGGCGTGCTGATGGGCATCCCCTTCGACCACCTGCGCACCGCGCAGATCGGGGCCGGCAGGACGCCCGGCTTCGTCTCCTACGTCAACGGGATGTGGGGTCAGGTGCAGGACGGCGGCCTGCACAACAGCCCGTACGTCTACCGGGTCTACCTCTACGAGCCGGAGAAGATGATGACCGGGCTGACCCGCAAGCTGCGTGCGGGCGACTTCGCCACGGTCCGCTCCCAGATCAGCGCGGACGTGGCCGGCGTGCCGGTCTCGCGGACCGCGGTCGCGCACGCGCCCGGCAACTCGCCGATCTACCGCGACGAGCGCAACGCCCCGCCGAGCTTCAGCTACGACGCGCCGAGCACCATCACCGAGTACTACAACCAGGACAAGCAGGCGGTGTGGCAGTCGACCTCGTTCCAGCGGCGGTACACGTACTACGAGTCGGCGTGGACCAGCTTCCAGCCCGGGCGCACGTACACGGTGAAGTGGGCCAACGCGGTGGCCGGGCCGGTCTTCCCGGAGCCGAACTTCGGTCAGCAGTTCGCCACCCGCTACTGGGGTGACACGATGGGCGGGCCGGGGCCGCTGCACGGCGACGGCACCGGGCACATGGGCTTCCGGTTTGTTCGCGGCGGCAGCGCGCAGGTGAGCCTCTACCGCAACGGGGTCAAGGTCGGCGACGCGAACCAGGCGCCGTGGGTGTGGGACGTGCCTGCGGAGACGGGTGACTACCGGTTGGCCGCGACCTTCCGCAGCGACCCGGCGTTCACCCTGTCGACGGTGGTCGACGCGGAGTGGACCTTCAAGTCCGGGCACGTGAGCGACGGCGAACTGGTGAAGCTGCCGATGACGGCGATCCGGTTCACCCCGGAGCTCGACATCGACAACCGGGCGCCGGCCGACCGGCTGTTCGCGATCCCGGTCTCGCTCGACCGTCAGGTCGGGGCGACGCCGGGCCGGACCAGGACCTTGACCGTCGAGGCGTCCTTCGACGACGGCGAGACCTGGCAGCAGCTGACCGTGCGGCGGTCCGGCGAGAAGGCGGTCGCCTGGGTGCGCAACCCGACCGGCACCGGCTTCGTCTCGCTGCGGGCCGCCGCGACGGACACCAGCGGTAACACGGTCAAGCAGACCATCATCCGCGCCTACCGGTACTGA
- a CDS encoding AfsR/SARP family transcriptional regulator encodes MDRIKMTSPLSFAVLGPVRAWRGQSEINLGTRQQRLILALLLARAGGAVSVAELVDLLWESDPPPSAVNVVHRHVGMLRRRFEPGLPTRAAGSVLIRDGAEYRLRIDRESLDLLRFRRLVAQAGGSSGEPAIELYRAALALWRDRCASGLQAAGRAHPEFVAVDGERFAAVRAAADAALRAGCVHAVLPAIRLAAEYEPLDEALQARLLLALAADGRRAEALAAYADIEQRLADELGIQPGGDLRAARDSLLDHDAPADGSRSRRGVRPAFIRPGAPPSGAEAELWPPAELELSQPTRAEPPAQLPADHPYFTGRRGVLAAAEELLAGDRRTTALVIDGMPGVGKTTFAVHLAHQLAARYPDGQLHADLRGFDSGDSVMTPAEALRGFLRSLGVAPAAIPAELHAQAGLYRSILAERRMLILLDNCPDWDQIRHLLPGAGGSLVIATSRRRITGVAGPAGAHPLHLDLLTDAEARELLTRRLGDAAAADPAAVDEIIARCGRLPLALALVATRSVGRPGLSLPAVADELAEADGRLAGFGDAHADLEAIFSWSYRALTPEAARLFRLLPLHPAGELSTEAAAALGGLSLRSARGLLAELGAQLLVQPGDGRWRMHDLLRAYAVELGEEHDDAAERDAAIERVYDYYQLSAYAAHLPLLPQVPLPEPEPSERGVTGRGFTGRADAMAWFAAEQRVLTDIVARAKERGRPRTAWQIALALQNFFQDTAQFKQWAAAVSTGLAATGDDPAAQALLHRSLAGACYFLADLDRGLSHLQHARAIFDRLGRRTEQGHVENNFAEIRLDQRRYHEAIRHAEAARALFRAEGNVRGATNALLAIARAQGWLGRHAEALSMFVEARRQFEALGDLHGVGTTQAWLAHTYSMIDDLPHAVALWQQAIDTFRGARAPHHTAEVLVSIGDFHSANGDPALAGQAWSEALTELDGTDSPMARRIRDRLLWHR; translated from the coding sequence ATGGATCGCATCAAGATGACCAGCCCGCTCTCTTTCGCCGTTCTCGGCCCGGTGCGGGCCTGGCGCGGCCAGTCCGAAATCAACCTGGGCACCCGGCAGCAGCGGCTGATCCTGGCGTTGCTGCTCGCCCGGGCCGGCGGCGCGGTCAGCGTCGCCGAGCTCGTCGACCTGCTCTGGGAGTCCGACCCCCCGCCCAGCGCGGTAAATGTGGTGCACCGGCACGTCGGGATGCTCCGGCGGCGCTTCGAGCCGGGCCTGCCGACGCGGGCAGCGGGCTCGGTGCTGATCCGCGACGGCGCCGAATACCGGTTGCGGATCGACCGGGAGTCGCTCGACCTGCTGCGTTTCCGGCGCCTGGTCGCCCAGGCCGGTGGCAGCTCCGGCGAGCCGGCCATCGAGCTCTACCGGGCGGCGCTGGCGCTGTGGCGCGACCGGTGCGCCTCGGGGCTGCAGGCCGCCGGCCGGGCCCATCCGGAGTTCGTCGCTGTCGACGGCGAGCGGTTCGCGGCCGTCCGGGCAGCGGCCGACGCCGCCTTGCGGGCCGGGTGCGTCCACGCGGTGCTGCCCGCGATCCGGCTGGCCGCCGAATACGAGCCGCTGGACGAGGCACTGCAGGCGCGGCTGCTGCTCGCGCTCGCCGCGGACGGCCGGCGGGCCGAGGCCCTCGCGGCTTATGCCGACATCGAGCAGCGGCTCGCCGACGAGCTCGGCATCCAGCCGGGCGGCGACCTGCGCGCGGCCCGGGACAGCCTGCTCGACCACGACGCCCCGGCCGACGGCTCCAGGTCGCGGCGCGGCGTCAGACCGGCCTTCATTCGGCCCGGAGCGCCGCCCAGCGGCGCGGAGGCCGAATTATGGCCGCCAGCCGAGCTGGAGTTGTCGCAGCCGACCCGGGCCGAGCCGCCGGCACAGTTGCCGGCCGACCACCCCTACTTCACCGGCCGCCGGGGCGTCCTGGCCGCCGCGGAGGAGCTGCTGGCCGGAGACCGGCGGACCACCGCGCTGGTCATCGACGGAATGCCCGGCGTCGGGAAGACCACCTTCGCGGTGCACCTGGCCCACCAGCTGGCCGCCCGCTACCCCGATGGGCAGTTGCACGCGGACCTGCGCGGTTTCGACTCCGGCGACTCGGTGATGACACCGGCGGAGGCGCTGCGCGGCTTCCTGCGATCCCTCGGGGTCGCGCCGGCCGCCATCCCGGCCGAGCTGCACGCCCAGGCCGGCCTCTACCGCAGCATCCTGGCCGAGCGCCGGATGCTGATCCTGCTCGACAACTGCCCCGACTGGGACCAGATCCGGCACCTGCTGCCCGGCGCCGGCGGCAGTCTCGTCATCGCCACCAGCCGCCGCCGGATCACCGGCGTGGCCGGCCCGGCGGGCGCCCACCCGCTGCACCTCGACCTGCTGACCGACGCCGAGGCCCGCGAGCTGCTCACCCGCCGGCTCGGCGACGCGGCGGCCGCCGACCCGGCCGCCGTCGACGAGATCATCGCGCGGTGCGGCCGGCTGCCGCTGGCCCTGGCGCTGGTCGCCACCCGCAGCGTCGGCCGGCCCGGGCTCAGCCTGCCCGCGGTCGCCGATGAGCTGGCCGAGGCCGACGGCCGGCTGGCCGGCTTCGGGGACGCACACGCCGATCTGGAGGCGATCTTCTCCTGGTCCTACCGGGCCCTGACTCCCGAGGCAGCCCGCCTCTTCCGGCTGCTGCCCTTGCACCCGGCCGGGGAGCTGAGCACGGAAGCGGCGGCCGCCCTGGGCGGCCTGTCCCTGCGCTCCGCCCGCGGCCTGCTCGCCGAGCTCGGGGCGCAGCTGCTGGTCCAGCCCGGCGACGGCCGGTGGCGGATGCATGATCTGCTGCGCGCCTACGCCGTGGAGCTCGGGGAGGAGCACGACGACGCGGCCGAGCGGGACGCTGCCATCGAACGGGTCTACGACTATTACCAGCTCAGTGCGTACGCGGCGCATCTGCCCTTGCTGCCGCAGGTGCCGCTGCCGGAGCCGGAGCCGTCCGAGCGCGGCGTCACCGGGCGCGGCTTCACCGGCCGGGCCGACGCGATGGCCTGGTTCGCCGCCGAGCAGCGGGTGCTGACCGACATCGTCGCGCGGGCCAAGGAGCGCGGCCGGCCTCGCACGGCCTGGCAGATCGCGTTGGCCCTGCAGAACTTCTTCCAGGACACCGCGCAGTTCAAGCAGTGGGCGGCAGCGGTGAGCACCGGCCTCGCCGCGACCGGGGACGACCCCGCCGCCCAGGCCCTGCTGCACCGCAGCCTCGCCGGCGCATGCTACTTCCTGGCCGATCTGGACCGCGGGCTGTCGCACCTGCAGCACGCCCGAGCGATTTTCGACCGGCTCGGCCGGCGCACCGAGCAGGGCCACGTGGAGAACAACTTCGCCGAGATCCGGCTGGACCAGAGGCGCTACCACGAGGCGATCCGGCATGCCGAGGCCGCGCGGGCGCTCTTTCGCGCCGAGGGCAATGTGCGGGGCGCCACCAACGCCCTGCTGGCCATCGCGCGGGCACAGGGCTGGCTCGGCCGGCACGCCGAGGCGCTGAGCATGTTCGTCGAGGCGCGGCGGCAGTTCGAGGCCCTCGGCGACCTGCACGGGGTGGGCACCACGCAGGCCTGGCTGGCGCACACGTACTCGATGATCGACGACCTGCCGCACGCGGTGGCGCTCTGGCAGCAGGCGATCGACACCTTCCGCGGCGCCCGGGCCCCCCACCACACCGCGGAGGTGCTGGTCTCCATCGGCGACTTCCACTCCGCCAACGGAGACCCGGCCCTGGCCGGGCAGGCGTGGAGCGAGGCCCTCACCGAGCTCGACGGGACGGACTCGCCGATGGCCCGGCGGATCCGCGACCGGCTGCTCTGGCACCGGTGA
- a CDS encoding sigma-70 family RNA polymerase sigma factor gives MLRAPDGSAAGRAERMTALHADHARAVLRLLLVLTRDQRQTAEDLLQETMLRAWRHLDSVPAEPDAARRWLFTVARRLVIDGVRLRRGRPAEVHLVDMTWIPAGDDTTGTALASHAIRHALGRLSPAQRSLLSEVYLVGRSPAEVAGRLGVPIGTVKSRTHYALRALRTGLEAA, from the coding sequence GTGCTGCGGGCACCCGACGGATCAGCGGCCGGCCGGGCCGAGCGCATGACCGCGCTGCATGCGGACCACGCCCGTGCCGTGCTGCGTCTCCTGCTCGTGCTGACCCGCGACCAGCGGCAGACCGCCGAGGATCTGCTCCAGGAGACGATGCTGCGGGCCTGGCGGCACCTCGACTCGGTGCCGGCCGAGCCCGATGCCGCCCGCCGGTGGCTCTTCACCGTCGCCCGGCGGCTCGTCATCGACGGCGTCCGGCTGCGGCGGGGCCGCCCGGCCGAGGTCCATCTCGTCGACATGACCTGGATTCCCGCGGGTGACGACACCACCGGCACCGCGCTGGCGTCGCACGCCATCCGGCACGCGCTCGGCCGGCTGAGCCCGGCGCAGCGCAGTCTGCTCTCCGAGGTCTACCTGGTCGGGCGGTCCCCGGCAGAGGTCGCGGGCCGGCTGGGAGTGCCGATCGGCACGGTGAAGTCCCGGACCCACTATGCGCTGCGCGCTCTGCGCACCGGCCTCGAGGCGGCCTGA
- a CDS encoding AfsR/SARP family transcriptional regulator, whose translation MRAEAGETIGFSVLGSIRVVRAGAELRLGARQQRLVLALLLARAGSPVSLAELVDLLWDEEAPASAANVVHRHVGVLRRLLEPGLATRSAGRHILRELSGYRLRADEESLDLLKFRSLSRLAGRSLQDGDPESALRHSLDGLRLWRGRCAAGLEPASRLHPAFLAVEAERAQAVREAADAAERCGRLGAVLAPLRHAAEQHPLDESLQSRLLLALAADGRQAEAVEMYRVVRRRLSDDLGIDPGEELREAYDRLLHQRTRPARTESPSPLPRPAQLPPDLPFFSGRDDLIAEARAAVARPGGPAVLAIDGMPGIGKTALAVHLAHEFAAGYPDGQLYVDLRGYDGREPAMSPAEALRGFLGSLGVPQEGIPAELHAQAGMYRSSLAGRRLLIVLDNCRDAEQIRHLLPGSPDCLVIVTSRSRLSSLLTTAGAHPLPVDLPSLDEARAALLGPLGASRVAADPAAIDAIIASCGRLPLALAVVAARAASLPRTPPAQIAAELAQAPGSLDGFDGDDPQTGLRAVFSWSYQALSAPAARLFRLLPIHPGPDISIAGAAGLAGVPLRTGRALIGELSRAHLISEDLPGRYRTHDLLLAYAAELGEENDSPAERAAAELRCLQFYRATCYQAHRRLLASEYHPMIEPGPGETPLRFAGHGDAMRWFTAERQVLIALVGRAARQGRHTDAWQLALGMQHFFDRSGRWADWTATGEVALGAARAGGDLVGQARMHRSLAGAAYFRREHETAVGHLDQALVLLARLGLHGEMTRAAINRAMILGAQGRHEEVVRALSAALGPWAAGDDKLLADALVIMAASNAELGREEEAVRCAEQAMALSRGAQYRLGIAEAWEVLGQVHSARRELGKAVDCWREAAVAYQEASASAPAAEVLALLGDALAAAGDQDAAVRAWQEALALIPYAQTRTGRRLAGLLAAVTSRP comes from the coding sequence GTGCGGGCGGAGGCGGGCGAGACGATCGGCTTCTCGGTGCTCGGCTCGATCAGGGTCGTCCGCGCCGGCGCCGAGCTGCGTCTGGGCGCCCGCCAGCAGCGCCTGGTGCTCGCGTTGCTGCTGGCCCGGGCCGGTTCACCGGTCTCCCTGGCCGAGCTGGTCGACCTGCTCTGGGACGAGGAGGCTCCGGCCAGCGCCGCGAACGTCGTGCACCGGCACGTCGGGGTGCTCCGGCGGCTGCTCGAGCCCGGCCTGGCCACCCGGTCGGCGGGCCGGCACATCCTCCGGGAGCTCTCGGGCTATCGGCTGCGCGCCGACGAGGAGTCCCTTGACCTGCTGAAGTTCCGGTCGCTGAGCCGGCTGGCCGGCCGGAGCCTGCAGGACGGCGACCCGGAGTCGGCGCTGCGGCATTCCCTCGACGGGCTGCGGCTGTGGCGCGGCCGGTGCGCCGCGGGCCTGGAACCGGCCTCCCGCCTGCATCCTGCGTTCCTCGCCGTGGAGGCCGAACGCGCCCAGGCCGTGCGCGAGGCCGCCGACGCCGCCGAGCGCTGCGGCCGGCTGGGCGCGGTGCTGGCGCCGTTGCGGCACGCCGCCGAGCAGCACCCGCTCGACGAGTCGCTGCAGAGCCGGTTGCTGCTCGCGCTCGCCGCCGACGGCCGCCAGGCGGAAGCCGTCGAGATGTACCGGGTGGTGCGCCGCCGGCTCTCCGACGACCTGGGCATCGATCCGGGCGAGGAGCTGCGGGAGGCGTACGACCGGCTGCTGCACCAGCGCACCCGGCCGGCGCGTACCGAGTCGCCGTCGCCACTCCCCCGGCCCGCGCAGCTGCCGCCGGACCTGCCCTTCTTCAGCGGCCGGGACGACCTCATCGCCGAGGCCCGCGCGGCGGTCGCGCGTCCGGGCGGGCCGGCGGTGCTCGCGATCGACGGCATGCCCGGGATCGGCAAGACCGCCCTCGCCGTCCACCTCGCCCACGAGTTCGCCGCCGGCTACCCGGACGGGCAGCTGTATGTCGACCTGCGCGGATACGACGGGCGGGAGCCGGCGATGAGCCCGGCCGAGGCGCTGCGCGGGTTCCTCGGCTCGCTCGGGGTGCCCCAGGAGGGCATTCCCGCCGAGCTGCACGCCCAGGCGGGCATGTACCGCAGCAGCCTTGCCGGCCGGCGCCTGCTGATCGTGCTCGACAACTGCCGGGACGCCGAGCAGATCCGGCACCTGCTGCCGGGCAGCCCCGACTGTCTGGTGATCGTCACCAGCCGCAGCCGGCTCAGCAGCCTGCTGACCACGGCCGGCGCCCACCCGTTGCCGGTCGACCTGCCGAGCCTCGACGAGGCCCGCGCGGCGCTCCTCGGGCCGCTCGGCGCCAGCCGCGTCGCGGCGGACCCGGCCGCGATCGACGCCATCATCGCCAGCTGCGGGCGGCTGCCGCTCGCGCTGGCCGTGGTGGCCGCCCGAGCGGCGAGCCTGCCGCGGACGCCACCGGCGCAGATCGCCGCCGAGCTGGCCCAAGCGCCCGGGAGCCTGGACGGCTTCGACGGCGACGACCCGCAGACCGGCCTGCGTGCCGTCTTCTCCTGGTCCTACCAGGCACTCTCCGCCCCGGCCGCCCGGCTCTTCCGGCTGCTGCCGATCCATCCCGGCCCCGACATCTCGATCGCCGGGGCGGCGGGCCTGGCCGGCGTCCCGCTGCGGACCGGGCGGGCGCTGATCGGCGAGCTGAGCCGCGCGCACCTGATCAGCGAGGACCTGCCGGGCCGCTACCGCACCCACGACCTGCTGCTGGCCTATGCCGCGGAGCTCGGCGAGGAGAACGACAGCCCGGCCGAGCGCGCCGCCGCGGAGCTGCGCTGCCTGCAGTTCTACCGGGCCACCTGCTATCAGGCGCACCGGCGGCTGCTGGCCTCCGAGTACCACCCGATGATCGAGCCGGGGCCCGGCGAGACCCCGCTGCGCTTCGCCGGCCACGGCGACGCCATGCGCTGGTTCACCGCCGAGCGGCAGGTCCTGATCGCGCTGGTCGGCCGGGCCGCCCGGCAGGGCCGGCACACCGACGCCTGGCAGCTCGCCCTGGGCATGCAGCACTTCTTCGACCGCAGCGGCCGGTGGGCCGACTGGACGGCGACCGGCGAGGTGGCCCTCGGGGCCGCCCGGGCGGGCGGCGACCTGGTCGGGCAGGCCCGGATGCACCGCAGCCTGGCCGGGGCGGCCTACTTCCGGCGCGAGCACGAGACCGCGGTCGGGCATCTCGACCAGGCGCTCGTGCTGCTCGCCCGGCTCGGCCTGCACGGCGAGATGACCCGGGCCGCGATCAACCGGGCGATGATCCTGGGCGCCCAGGGGCGACACGAGGAGGTCGTCCGGGCGCTTTCCGCGGCGCTGGGGCCATGGGCGGCCGGAGACGACAAACTGCTCGCGGACGCCCTGGTGATCATGGCCGCGAGCAACGCCGAACTGGGCCGGGAGGAAGAGGCCGTGCGCTGCGCCGAGCAGGCGATGGCGCTGTCGCGCGGAGCGCAGTACAGGCTGGGCATCGCCGAGGCGTGGGAGGTGCTCGGCCAGGTGCATTCCGCCCGCCGGGAGCTCGGCAAGGCGGTCGACTGCTGGCGCGAGGCGGCCGTCGCCTACCAGGAGGCCTCGGCGTCGGCGCCGGCCGCGGAGGTGCTGGCGCTGCTCGGCGACGCCCTCGCCGCCGCCGGCGACCAGGACGCCGCGGTGCGGGCGTGGCAGGAGGCGCTGGCCCTGATCCCGTACGCGCAGACCCGGACCGGCCGGCGGCTGGCCGGCCTGCTCGCAGCGGTCACGTCGCGTCCGTGA
- a CDS encoding Rieske 2Fe-2S domain-containing protein: MRELLTKLEQASALDRVGDRLQRIVQATLRPQRVRDALHGVWLGHPLHPAMVQVPVGAWISAAVVDLLPGQRRAATALVGLGTLSAMPAAVAGLNDWAGLTRDQRRVGLVHAASNTIGVALYAGSLAARLNGRHGLGKALAYLGLSAASTGAYLGGHLAYKQGAQTTQSVSELHRISDGWHSVADMATLPQRQLVTREVDDVSVILYRHGDEVTVMLERCPHQSGPLGQGEVQEVDGHDCVVCPWHGSTFRLNGGEVMHGPSANDQQILPTRVVDGVLETRLP, translated from the coding sequence GTGCGTGAACTGCTGACGAAACTCGAACAGGCCTCCGCGCTGGACCGGGTGGGCGACCGGTTGCAGCGGATTGTCCAGGCCACCCTGCGTCCGCAGCGGGTCCGGGACGCGCTGCACGGCGTCTGGCTCGGCCACCCGCTGCACCCGGCGATGGTGCAGGTGCCGGTCGGCGCCTGGATCTCCGCTGCTGTGGTCGACCTGCTGCCCGGGCAGCGCCGGGCCGCCACCGCACTGGTTGGGCTCGGCACGCTCAGCGCGATGCCGGCCGCCGTGGCCGGGCTCAACGACTGGGCCGGCCTGACCCGCGACCAGCGCCGGGTCGGCCTGGTGCACGCAGCCTCCAACACCATCGGGGTGGCCCTCTACGCGGGCTCGCTGGCCGCCCGGCTGAACGGGCGGCACGGGCTGGGCAAGGCGCTGGCCTACCTGGGACTCTCCGCGGCGAGCACCGGGGCGTACCTGGGCGGGCACCTGGCGTACAAGCAGGGGGCGCAGACCACCCAGAGCGTCTCCGAGCTGCACCGGATCAGCGACGGCTGGCACTCGGTGGCGGACATGGCGACGCTGCCGCAGCGGCAGCTGGTCACCCGGGAGGTGGACGACGTCTCGGTGATCCTCTACCGGCACGGCGACGAGGTCACCGTGATGCTGGAACGCTGCCCGCACCAGAGCGGCCCGCTCGGCCAGGGCGAGGTGCAGGAGGTCGACGGCCACGACTGTGTGGTCTGCCCCTGGCACGGCAGCACCTTCCGGCTCAACGGTGGCGAGGTCATGCACGGGCCGTCCGCGAACGACCAGCAGATCCTGCCGACCCGGGTGGTCGACGGGGTCCTGGAGACCCGCCTGCCCTGA